The following are encoded in a window of Congzhengia minquanensis genomic DNA:
- a CDS encoding aldo/keto reductase, giving the protein MIYRNFQGESLSMLGFGAMRLPTVNGVEANINEALAQKMVDEAIANGVNYFDTAWGYHDGNSEWFMGKALKKYNRSSFFLATKFPGYDLSSFGRHEEIFEKQLEKCQVSYFDFYLFHNVCELNIDAYLDNDTYKTYDYLMEQKRNGRIRHLGFSAHGTLETMKRFLEAYGSDMEFCQIQLNYLDWEFQNAKEKVDLLNEYHIPIWVMEPLRGGKLARLSEEQENMLQAFRPEAKIPSWAFRFLQTIPEVTMILSGMSDETQLLDNIQTFETEQPLSEAELKVLFQIADEMTGKTTVPCTACRYCTSHCPQGLDIPYLLELYNEHTFTKDFAFIAPMALQALTPDKQPGACIGCRSCEAVCPQQIKISEILSDFNHKVN; this is encoded by the coding sequence ATGATTTATCGAAATTTTCAGGGAGAAAGTCTGTCCATGCTTGGATTTGGGGCCATGCGCCTGCCAACCGTGAACGGGGTTGAAGCAAATATTAATGAAGCGTTGGCCCAAAAGATGGTAGACGAGGCCATTGCTAACGGCGTGAATTATTTCGATACCGCATGGGGATATCACGACGGGAATTCCGAATGGTTTATGGGAAAGGCGCTGAAAAAGTATAACCGAAGTTCGTTTTTTCTTGCAACAAAATTTCCAGGATATGATCTGTCTTCATTTGGCCGGCATGAGGAAATTTTTGAAAAACAGCTTGAAAAGTGTCAGGTTTCCTATTTTGATTTTTATCTTTTCCACAATGTTTGCGAGCTGAACATTGACGCATACTTGGATAATGATACATATAAAACATACGATTATTTAATGGAGCAAAAAAGAAACGGGCGAATTCGCCACCTTGGATTTTCTGCACACGGCACACTGGAAACAATGAAACGTTTTCTTGAGGCCTATGGAAGCGACATGGAATTTTGCCAAATTCAATTAAATTACCTTGACTGGGAATTTCAAAATGCAAAGGAAAAAGTCGATCTACTGAATGAATATCATATTCCGATTTGGGTAATGGAACCGTTGCGCGGTGGAAAGCTTGCGCGGCTGTCTGAGGAGCAGGAAAACATGCTGCAGGCATTTCGACCGGAAGCAAAAATTCCGTCTTGGGCGTTCCGCTTTTTACAGACGATTCCGGAGGTTACAATGATTCTTTCCGGTATGTCTGACGAAACCCAGCTTTTGGATAATATTCAAACATTTGAAACTGAGCAGCCATTATCTGAGGCCGAATTAAAGGTGTTGTTTCAAATCGCAGACGAAATGACAGGCAAAACTACTGTTCCATGCACCGCATGCCGCTATTGCACCAGCCATTGCCCGCAGGGACTGGATATTCCATATTTGCTGGAGCTTTATAATGAGCATACATTTACAAAAGATTTTGCTTTCATTGCGCCTATGGCGCTTCAGGCGTTAACACCCGACAAGCAGCCCGGGGCTTGTATTGGCTGCAGGAGCTGTGAAGCAGTTTGTCCGCAGCAGATTAAAATTTCGGAGATTTTATCTGATTTTAACCATAAAGTAAATTAA
- a CDS encoding diguanylate cyclase domain-containing protein, whose protein sequence is MSAIYGTITIIAFILIGICLLVDKQKDQYLLLLFISIFLANLGYFLISIAPSLNFALNANRLSYLGQVFLPYFLLMMLLTICKIDRPKWLNPTLIIISIVVLFIAASPGILPIYYKTVEIDQSEGFTKIVREYGILHKIYLVYLISYMIAQLSVVIYAICKKRIVSYLHAIFLLSATLCNTVIWLVEKFIPRNFELLSVSYIITELFILLVYGIVQQYEALKLEKEYLAMFDSMTGLLNSGTVQQKISDILASDKGLESAMLVIDVDNLKTINDSFGHQTGTAAICSVSNSLKKTFQATDILGRYGGDEFVVFLKEFHGGRKQLEEKLQSILQEISSQKIKEQNDLKVTCTIGAAFATEETKRFETLFMRADKALYQAKQSGKNTYLFYE, encoded by the coding sequence GTGTCAGCCATATATGGAACAATAACCATTATTGCATTTATTCTAATTGGTATATGCCTTTTAGTTGATAAACAAAAAGATCAGTATTTGTTGTTGCTGTTCATATCAATTTTCTTGGCAAATTTGGGGTATTTTTTAATATCCATTGCGCCAAGCCTGAACTTTGCCTTAAATGCAAATCGTCTTTCCTATTTAGGGCAAGTCTTTTTGCCTTATTTTCTATTGATGATGTTATTGACTATTTGTAAAATAGACCGTCCAAAATGGCTGAATCCCACACTAATTATAATCAGTATTGTAGTTTTGTTTATTGCTGCAAGCCCTGGAATCCTTCCTATCTACTATAAAACCGTTGAAATTGATCAATCAGAAGGTTTTACAAAAATTGTAAGAGAATATGGGATATTACATAAAATATACCTTGTTTATCTCATTTCCTATATGATCGCGCAACTATCTGTTGTCATTTATGCAATATGCAAAAAGAGAATTGTTTCCTATTTGCACGCAATATTCTTGCTTTCGGCAACTCTTTGCAACACTGTAATATGGCTTGTAGAAAAATTTATTCCGCGTAATTTTGAATTGCTTTCTGTGTCCTACATTATAACCGAACTGTTTATACTTCTGGTTTACGGAATCGTACAACAGTATGAGGCACTGAAACTTGAAAAGGAATACCTTGCCATGTTTGACAGTATGACGGGGCTCCTGAACAGCGGTACCGTGCAACAAAAAATAAGCGATATACTTGCTTCTGACAAAGGTTTAGAAAGTGCAATGCTGGTTATAGATGTGGATAATCTTAAAACAATTAATGATAGTTTCGGGCATCAAACCGGAACAGCTGCTATTTGTTCAGTTTCAAATAGCCTTAAAAAGACGTTCCAAGCAACAGATATTTTAGGTAGATATGGCGGGGATGAATTTGTCGTATTCCTGAAAGAATTTCACGGGGGGCGGAAACAGCTTGAGGAAAAATTGCAAAGCATACTTCAAGAAATATCTTCCCAAAAAATTAAAGAACAGAATGACTTAAAGGTAACCTGTACGATTGGCGCAGCTTTTGCAACAGAGGAAACTAAGAGGTTTGAAACACTCTTTATGAGAGCGGATAAAGCGCTCTATCAAGCAAAGCAAAGCGGTAAGAATACCTATCTTTTCTATGAATAA